The following are encoded in a window of Castanea sativa cultivar Marrone di Chiusa Pesio chromosome 9, ASM4071231v1 genomic DNA:
- the LOC142608672 gene encoding uncharacterized protein LOC142608672 translates to MKPQSKSIFISNLLIVVILFSTTTSITAQEVEDEREFDYLEGSKKGVEYWGELKEEWSTCKNGSMQSPIDISILEVGIIPTLLNLKRNYQPGNATVKNRGHDIMLKWASGAAGSIEINGIIYYLQQCHWHSPSEHSINGIRYELELHMVHMSPDIKGKDKVVVVGVLYNIGQPDPFLAQFIEEIVSISDTKEERNVGLINPTEIQTDGYISTCYTYVGSLTVPPCSEGVLWIIDKRVSTVSREQVHALRVAVHDYAEMNARPVQPLHAREIQLNIPLLMQLVACALSLLNKLTHEISKKVPSLKRKSVAAMSKKMWVPLGPLEAEAKAMEEAMDFAWSIGLQDVIFECDSEILHGALTGATTPSAAIANVVFSCLARLQDFRSVQFSHVQRRGNNPAHTLAHYAKRLETFVTWVEDNPSPIEHALARDVITYIMKNYSLPIFSCWFILFLLYCREPIPITAEAGEEPEFDYIEGSPKGPQHWGELKPEWAECKDGRSQSPIDILNKNVKIASNTGGLRLNYKASNATVKNTGFSIEVAWEGDAGSIHIDGKDYPLQQCHWHLPSEHLINGKRYELELHMAHIDTTNKISVAHAQFYQIGEPDSFLSKFTEEIKSLVKRKEERAKGVIDPRDSNMEAVKYYKYNGSQTFPPCAEGITWIINEKINTVSNEQVQLLREASFDYAKNNARPVQALNDREVFRYC, encoded by the exons ATGAAGCCTCAAAGCAAATCCATATTCATTTCCAATTTGCTAATTGTTGTGATTCTTTtctcaacaacaacatcaaTCACAGCTCAAGAAGTTG AGGATGAGAGGGAGTTTGATTACTTAGAAGGAAGCAAAAAGGGAGTGGAATATTGGGGTGAGCTTAAGGAGGAATGGTCCACGTGTAAAAATGGAAGCATGCAATCCCCCATTGATATATCGATTCTGGAGGTAGGAATAATTCCAACGTTACTGAATCTAAAGAGGAATTACCAGCCTGGTAATGCTACTGTCAAGAATCGAGGCCATGATATTATG CTGAAGTGGGCCAGTGGTGCCGCCGGTTCAATAGAGATCAACGGCATAATTTATTATCTACAACAATGCCACTGGCATTCACCTTCCGAGCATTCCATCAATGGCATAAg gTATGAGTTGGAGTTGCACATGGTTCACATGAGCCCAGACAtcaaaggcaaagacaaagttgttgttgttggggtCCTCTACAACATTGGTCAGCCCGATCCATTCCTCGCCCAG tTTATCGAGGAAATAGTGTCTATATCTGATACAAAGGAAGAGAGAAACGTGGGCTTGATTAATCCGACAGAAATTCAGACGGACGGCTATATTAGTACTTGTTACACATATGTGGGCTCACTCACTGTTCCTCCATGTTCTGAAGGTGTCCTTTGGATCATTGATAAAAGG GTAAGCACAGTCTCGAGGGAACAAGTTCATGCACTTAGAGTGGCAGTCCACGAC TATGCGGAGATGAATGCAAGACCGGTGCAGCCACTCCATGCTCGAGAAATCCAACTTAACATC CCGTTGCTTATGCAGCTTGTGGCTTGTGCTTTGTCGTTGTTAAATAAACTTACTCATGAAATTAGTAAAAAGGTGCCATCACTCAAAA GAAAATCAGTTGCAGCAATGAGCAAGAAGATGTGGGTGCCACTTGGTCCGTTGGAGGCAGAAGCGAAGGCAATGGAAGAAGCTATGGACTTCGCGTGGAGTATCGGGCTTCAGGACGTGATCTTCGAATGCGATTCGGAAATACTACATGGTGCACTCACCGGGGCCACCACACCTTCTGCAGCTATAGCAAATGTTGTCTTCTCTTGCCTTGCGCGGCTCCAGGACTTCAGATCAGTACAATTCTCGCACGTTCAACGTCGAGGGAATAACCCCGCTCACACCTTGGCACATTATGCCAAAAGATTAGAGACATTTGTCACCTGGGTTGAGGATAATCCATCACCTATTGAGCATGCCTTAGCTCGGGATGTAAT CACTTATATCATGAAGAATTATAGTTTACCTATCTTCAGTTGTTGGTTTATCTTGTTTCTTCTTTACTGCAGGGAGCCAATACCCATTACAGCTGAAGCTG GTGAAGAGCCAGAGTTTGATTATATTGAAGGGAGTCCAAAGGGACCCCAACACTGGGGAGAACTTAAGCCAGAATGGGCAGAATGTAAGGATGGGCGATCGCAATCTCCAATTGATATATTAAATAAGAATGTCAAAATTGCCTCAAACACAGGTGGCCTGAGGTTGAATTATAAGGCATCTAATGCAACTGTAAAGAATACAGGTTTTTCTATAGAG GTTGCATGGGAGGGTGATGCTGGATCAATTCACATCGATGGCAAAGACTACCCCCTCCAACAATGCCACTGGCACTTACCCTCCGAGCATCTCATCAATGGCAagag GTATGAATTGGAGTTGCACATGGCTCACATAGatacaacaaataaaatttcagtTGCTCATGCCCAGTTCTACCAAATTGGTGAGCCCGATTCATTCCTGTCAAAG TTCACAGAGGAAATAAAATCTTTGGttaaaagaaaggaagagagagcAAAGGGGGTGATAGATCCTAGAGACTCAAATATGGAAGCTGTCAAGTATTACAAATACAATGGATCACAAACATTTCCTCCTTGTGCTGAAGGTATTACATGGATCATCAATGAAAAG ATAAATACTGTTTCAAACGAGCAAGTACAGTTACTTCGTGAAGCTAGTTTCGAT